GCCGGTCAAGCCGGTGATCGAGTGCAGCAACATCACCCCGTCTGCCGGCAGAGCGTTGTAGACGAACTTGAAGAAGTCGTCGTAGCGCTGGAAACCAAAGTGCTCCAACGCCTCAATGGTGATGATCCGGTCCACCTGCCCGTTGAAATCCGCCCAGTCGCTCAGCAGCACCTGATGTGTGCGGGTGGTATCGACCTGGTCGAGCAGTTGCTCGCAGTAGGCGTGCTGATTCTTGGAGAGAGTCAGCCCAATGACGTTGACGTCGTACTTCTCCAGGGCCCGCTTCATAGTCGAACCCCACCCGCAGCCGACATCGAGCAAGGTCATCCCGGGCTCGAGTCCCAGCTTGCCCAGCGCCAGATCCAGCTTGGCGATCTGGGCTTCCTCCAACGTCATGTCCTCGCGCTGGAAATAGGCGCAGCTGTACGTCCGGGTTGGATCGGTGAACAGCTCGAAGAATTCGTTGGATATGTCGTAGTGCGCCTGGACGTCGTCGTTGTTCTCTCGTCTACTCCGGGCGCGAGTCAAGTTGTTAGACATTCGTCCTCCCGATGGGACTGACCATCCCCCCGCGAGGTGGCCATCCCCGGCACCCTACACGCGCGAGGGGGCAACCTTCGCATCTGACGGCCGCGGTTGCCGGAATTTTTGCAGAGTGAGTGAGCAGACGTCACTTCGGTCCCTTACTTTTCTAGCGTGAATTGATTGACGTCGATGTATCCCACCCGGAACGCATCGGCACAACCGGTCAGGTACTTCATGTACCGCTCGTAGACCTCTTCGGACTGCACCTTGATGGCCTCGTCCCGATGCGCCTCAAGCGCCTCGGCCCAGAGGTCGAGGGTCCGGGCGTAGTGCGGTTGCAGCGATTGGCGGCGGGTTAGCTTGAAGCCCGCCTTTGACGAATGCTCCTCGACCTTTTCGATCGACGGCAGCCGGCCGCCGGGGAAGATCTCGGTCACGATGAACTTGATGAAGCGGGCCATCTCGAACGTCAGCGGCATGCCCCGCTCGATCATCTGGTCCGGAATCAACGCGGTGATGGTGTGCAGCAGCATCACGCCGTCATCGGGCAGGACCCTGGCGGCCAGCGCGAAGAAGTCGTCGTAGCGGTCGAAGCCGAAGTGCTCGAATGCGCCGATTGACACGATGCGGTCGACGGGCTCGTCGAACTGCTCCCAGCCTTCCAGTAGCACCCGCTTGGTTCGCGGCGAGTCCAGCTCGTCGAACGACTTCTGGACGTGAGTGGCCTGGTTCTTCGATAGCGTCAGGCCCACGACATTCACGTCGTACTTCTCGATCGCGCGGCGCATGGTGGCGCCCCAGCCGCAGCCGACATCGAGCAGCGTCATTCCAGGCTGAAGCCCCAGCTTGCCCAGGGCCAGGTCGATTTTGGCGATCTGGGCTTCCTCCAGGGTCATGTCGTCGCGCTCGAAGTAGGCGCAGCTGTATGTCTGGGTCGGGTCCAGGAAGAGCCGGAAGAAGTCGTCGGAGAGGTCGTAATGCGCTTGCACGTCGTCGAAGTGCGGCCTCAGCTTCTGAGCCATGATGTATTGCCTTTCCGGAACCCCAGAAGGCCCCACGATCACATGTCCAATTTGTGCGTTACCCCCCGGCACATGCCCGAGGCATCTTATCGAACCTGACGCCGCATCGCTAAACCATCGCAGCGTCTTACCAGGTGAAAGGGGGTGAGCGCTACTTCGTCAGGGTGTACTGGGCGACGTTGGACAGGCCCTTGCGGAAAAGGCCCGCACAGCCGGTCAGATAACGCATAAAGCGGTCGTAAACCTCTTGCGACTGGATTTCGATGGCCCGCTCGCGGTTGGCTTCCAGATTGGCCGCCCACATGTCCAACGTCCGCGCGTAATGCGGTTGCAGGTATTGGATTTGACCGACCGAGAAACCGCTGTTCTTCGCGTTGTCGATGATGTCGACTTCGCCGCACATCCCGCCGCCGGGGAAGATCTCGGTAGCCAGGAATCGGAAGAAACGCAGATCGCTCATGGTGACCGTGATGCCGTGGTCGCGCCAGTACGTCTGCTCATGCGTAAAGATGCTGTGCAGCAACATCCGGCCATCGTCGGGCAGGATTTCGTACGCGCGGTCAAAGAACGCCGGCCATCTTTCTTTCTTGAACGCGTCGAAGGCCTCGAAGCTGACGATGCGGTCGACCTTCTCGTCGAACTCTTCCCAACCCTGCAGACGCGCCTCGGTGTGGCGCTTCGTCGGGATTTGGGCGAGTCTGGCCTGGCTGCGTGCAGCGTGGTTGCGGCTCAGCGTGATGCCGATGACGTTGACGTCATACTTCTCCACCGCGCGAACGACGGCGCCGCCCCAGCCGCAGCCGACATCGAGCAACGTCATCCCCGGCTCAAGGTTCAGTTTGTCCAGCGCCAGGTCCAATTTCGCGATCTGCGCCTCTTCCAGCGTCATATCGTCACGTTCGAAATACGCGCACGTGTAGACCATGTTGGGGTCTAGGAACAAGGCGAAGAAGTCATCGGAGATGTCGTACGTCGCTTGTGACTCTTCGTAATACGGTCTCAACTCGGCCATTTGCGGCCACCTCCCGCAGACACGACAGCACCTTTCATATGCGGTGTTACCCGAACACATTCTTCCTAAGCCGCCGGCTGAGGGCTTAACCGGCCGCGGCGAAATTGCTTGTCAACTCATCGATGACGCGATCCCAAAGTTGCTTGGGCAGATCATGGCCCATACCGTCGATCAACACCAATCGGGCACCACTGATAGCACGCGCAACCGCGCGGCCACCGGCCGGACGCATCAGCTTGTCGGCCCGGCCGTGGATCACCACGGTCGGCGCGATGATGCGTCTGTCGTAGTGCAGCAGACTGCCGGTACCCAGGATGGCGCCGAACTGTTGCGTGATGCCCCAAGGATGGAAGTTGCGGTCGTAACTCTCGGCGGCCTCTGCGCGCACCTGCTCTTCTGGGGTCGGGTAGCCGGGGCTGCCGATGATCTTGCTGACCCGCACCGAGTTGTCGATGATCACCTCGCGTGGCGAACTCGGCGGCGGCCCTTTGATGAGTGAGAACAGCGCACGCGGTGCCGGCGGCGGCAGGAACCGATGGTTGTTGCTGGAGAAGATGACCGCCAGCGACTTCGTGCGGTGGGCGAATCTAGCCGCGAATACCTGCGCGATCATGCCCCCCATCGACGCACCGACGATGTGCGCGTGCTCGATGTCGAGGTGACTGAGCAGGGCTGCAGCGTCCTCGGCCATATCTTCCAGGGTGTATGCAGCCCGGCTTCGCAGGCCGAGCCACGACCGCGCCATCCGTGTCACCAGCGGTGGCGGGGCGTAGCGCTCGGTCTTGGTCGACAGCCCGACGTCCCGGTTATCGAAGCGGATGACCCGTAGGCCCTGATCGACCAGCCGCTCGCAGAACCCGCTCCGCCACAGCAGCATCTGGGCGCCCAGCCCCATGATCAGCAACACGGGCGGATCGTCTTGGTCACCCATGTCCTCGTAGTGCAGTTTCACATCACCGGAGACCGCGGTGCCGCTACGGACCTCCATGGCTCAGACCTCGACGTCGGATTGGTGCTCGCGGCTGACCTCAACCATGAAGTTGGCGAAGTAGCCGGTCAGCTGCGGGTCAGACATCATCTGCCACTTCGGCGCCAGCAGCTTCATGTACCGCTCCACGTAGAGGAACTGCTTGCCGATCAGCACCAACTCCCGCGGCAACTTGACGTCGTAGGCGTCGGCCAGCGCCGACAGTTGGCGGCCGATGTCGGCATACGACATATCGCCCAGCGACTGCATGGTCAGCGGGGTGGCGAACTTCTCTAGATCCTTGGCGGCCTGCGCCTCGGGCTTCATGGTCCCGACCGCGCCCATCAGCACGACGATCTTGCCGGCCGCGGCGTGGTCCTTCTTCACCAGCAGCGCATACACCAGCTCGCGAAGCAACCAGCGGGTGCGCGGGTCGATGCGGCCCATGATGCCGAAGTCGAAAAAAACGATGCGGCCTTCGTCGTCGACGTAAAGGTTGCCCGCATGCAGGTCGCCGTGGAACAGCCCGTGCCGAAGCCCGCCCTCGAACACGCTGAACAGCAGGGCTTTGACCAGCTCGGTGCCGTCGAATCCCGCCTTGCGGATCTCGGCGACATTGTCGATGCGGATGCCCTGCACCCGCTCCATCGTCAGCACTCGTTCGCTGGTGAAGTTCCAGTGCACCTGCGGCACCCGGATGTTCTTGCCCAGCGGTGACGAATGCAGGTGCGAGACCCAGGCGTCCATCGACTGTGCTTCCAGACGGAAGTCCAGCTCCTCGGCCAAGTTGTCGGCGAAGTCGGCGACTACATCCTGTGCCGAAAGCCGGCGGCCCAGTTTGGCCAGTTCGACGGCCTGGGCGAAGCGTTGCAGGATCTGCAGGTCCGCGGCAACCCGACGGCGAATGCCCGGCCGCTGGATCTTGACGACGACTTCCTCGCCGGTCTTGAGGGTCGCGTAGTGCACCTGAGCGATCGACGCCGACGCGAACGGCTCCTCGTCGAAGGACGCGAACAGGTTGGCGGGATGGTCGCCGAGTTCCTCGACGAACAAACGGTGCACCTCGTCTGTGTCGGCCGGCGGCACCCGGTCGAGCAGGGTGCGGAATTCGCGCGACAGCGATTCGCCGAACGCCCCTGGGCTCGACGCGATGATCTGTCCGAACTTCACATACGTGGGGCCGAGATCGGCGAAGGTCTGCGGGATCTCCTTGATGATTTTCTGCTGCCAGGGGCCCTTGCCCGGCAGCTTGGTGACCACGCGCGCGGCGGTGCGGGTGACCTGCCAACCGGTGACGGCAACCCGGGCCGCCTCGACCGGCAACGGCACCCGGTCGAGCCTGGCGACATCGCGGTGTTTGGTGGAACTCATTTGAGCAGTGTGCCAAATTCGGCGAGTCAACTCCCAATTTGCGTGATGTCGCTCACGCGCCGCGCCACCGCGGGCGAACGCATCCCGAGCCCCGGTACTCGGGCTGTTTCGTCGGCTCAATCCCGGGTTGGGGTTCCCAACCCGGCCTGCGGTTGACTTGCTGTACCGGGGCGCCGCGCTCGTCGGGCACCGGCACGGTCACTGGAGCATGTGTCAGGCATCGACCATATGCAGATAAAGGTCTCGCAGACAGGCGATTTCGGCGCCATGGTGGATCGCCTCCCGGTTGATGTGCAGGATCAGCTCGCTCAGCGCGTACTCGGCGTAGGGGCCTTCGGCCGGCCCGCACGGGCGGTTCAGATCGTCCCCGGACAGCGATCGCACCCCGGCGATCCACCCCGCGTAGGTCTCGTCGAGCTGCTGCAGCGCGGTGGCGGCACTGGTGGCATAGGGCCAATTCTGGTAGTCAGCGGGCGGCCCGCCGAAGTGGTGGTGCGTCCGCATGGCGAATACTCCGACGATCACGTGGGCAGCCCGCCACGCGATGGTGGTGAACGGAGCAGGGTCGGGTGGCGGGTAGGCGAAGTCGATAGAACCGTCGGGCTGCACGGTCCAGCAGTCCGGTACCGGTTGCCAGAAATATTCGTCGTCGGTCAGGCCATCCAGGCGGGGCCGTAACTGTCCGCTCCAGTGCCAGTCGAGTTGCTCAACCAGTTGTGTCTTGAGGTCCACCACCCCATCTAGGCTGCCACCAATATCGGGCGAGTGGTCGCGCAACGTCTTCAACGGGCGGATGCAGGGTCGTAAGGTGCTGACATGCAGCTGATTTCGGCGGGATCGACCGAGCTGTTCGTGGGCCCGCCGGCGCGACCGCTGCAGTTGGCGCGGGTGATCGTTGCCGGGTGCGCCGCACCGACACCGCTGCGGATCGACGGCGACGGCCTGCACGGCAATGTGGTGGTCGCGGCGGGCCAGGAACTGGTCGAGGTTCCGATCGATGTCGAACATGCGGTGATCGGTCAGCGTCGTGTCGCCACGGTTCGGGCCGCTGCGGTGGAGCTGTCCCTCGAGTTCGTTATCGCCGAGCCCGGCTGGACCATGTTCATGGTCAGCCACTTCCACTACGACCCGGTCTGGTGGAACACCCAGGGCGCCTACACCAGCGAATGGACCGAGGACCCGCCGGGACAGTGCCGCCAGACCAACGGTTTCGAGCTGGTCCATGCGCATCTGGAGATGGCGCGCCGCGAACCCGAGTACAAGTTCGTGCTTGCCGAGGTCGACTACCTCAAGCCGTACTGGGACACCCGCCCGGAGGACCGCGCCGACTTGCGTCGCTTCCTGGCCGAAGGCCGCGTCGAGGTGATGGGCGGCACTTACAACGAGCCCAACACCAATCTGACCAGCCCGGAAACGACCATTCGGAACTTGGTGCACGGCATCGGTTTTCAGCGGGACGTACTGGGTGCCGATCCGGCTACCGCGTGGCAGCTCGACGTATTCGGCCACGACCCGCAGTTCCCGGGGATGGCGGCGGACGCCGGGCTGACCTCGAGTTCGTGGGCGCGCGGGCCGCACCACCAATGGGGTCCGGCTCAGGGCGGGGACGTCGATCGCATGCAGTTCTCCAGCGAGTTCGAGTGGATCTCGCCCTCCGGGCGCGGCCTGCTCACTCACTACATGCCGGCGCATTATTCGGCCGGCTGGTGGATGGATTCCTCGACCACCCTTGCCGAGGCTAAAGAAGCCACTTATGCGCTGTTCGCCCAGCTCAAGAGGGTTGCGCTGACTCGCAATGTGTTGTTGCCGGTCGGCACCGACTACACCCCACCGAACAAATGGGTCACCGAGATCCACCGCGACTGGGCCGACCGCTACACCTGGCCGCGGTTCGTCTGCGGGCTGCCACGGGAGTTCTTCGCGGCGGTGCGCGCCGAACTGACCGAACGGGGGGCGGTGGCGTCGCCGCAGACCCGGGACATGAACCCGATCTACACCGGCAAGGACGTTTCGTACATCGACACCAAGCAAGCCAACCGGGCCGCGGAGAACGCGGTACTGGACGCCGAGCGCTTCGCCGTCTTCGCCGGGGTGTTGACTGGGGCCGAGTACCCGCAAGCGGCGTTCGCCAAAGCGTGGGTGCAGTTGGCCTACGGAGCGCACCACGACGCGATCACCGGGTCGGAGTCCGACCAGGTATACCTCGATCTGCTGACCGGCTGGCGCGACGCCTGGGAATTGGGCCGCACCGCGCGAGACAACTCGCTGCAGTTGCTGTCGTCGGTAGTGGCGGGCGATCCCGACTCGGTGGTGGTCTGGAATCCGCTGACGCAGCGGCGCAGCGACGTCGTCACCATCCGATTGGACGCGCCGCTGGCAGCCGGGGTACGGCTGCTGGATACCGACGGCATCGAGCATCCCACTCAGGTCGACGACCACGGCCACTCGGTGAGCTGGCTTGCCCGCGACGTGCCGTCGCTGGGCTGGCGGGTGTACCGGCTGGCCCCCACGGCGGCCGCGAGCGGCTGGGAGCCGGTCGCCGGTGTGCGGATCGGCAACGAGCACTACCGGCTCAGCGTCGACCCGCAGCGCGGCGGAGCCGTGGAGTCGCTGGTCCATCAGGGTCGCGAGTTGATCGCCGCCGGCCGGGTCGGCAATGAACTCGCCGTCTACGAGGAGTACTCCTCGCATCCGAGCCAGGGCGAAGGGCCGTGGCACCTGCTGTCCAAGGGGCCGGTGGTCGGTTCGTCGGAATCGCCCGCCGCCGTAAAGGCCTACCGCGGTCCGCTCGGCCAACGGCTGGTCGTGCAGGGCCGTATCGGCATGGTGTTGCGTTACACCCAGACGCTGACGTTGTGGCATGGCATCGACCGACTGGACTGCCGCACCACCATCCACGAGTTCACCGGTGCGGACCAGCTGCTGCGGCTGCGCTGGCCGTGTCCGGTGCCGGGCGCTACGCCGGTCAGCGAGGTCGGGGACGCCGTCGTCGGGCGCGGATTCGCGCTGCTGCATGACGGGGATCGTGCTGTGGACACCGCTGAACACCTGTGGACGCTGGACAACCCGGCCTACGGATGGTTCGGGTTGTCCTCGGCGATGCGAGTCCGCGTCGGTGACGCGATGCGGGCGGTATCGGTCGCCGAGGTGATTGTCCCGTCGCAGGCGGCAGCGTCCAGTCCCATGGCTCGCGATCTGATGGTTGCTCTGGTCCGTAGCGGCGTGACAGCCACCTGCAGCGGCGCGGACCGGCCGCGCTACGGCCATCTCGATGTCGACTCCAACTTGCCCGACGCGCGGATCGCGCTGGGCGGCCCCGACCAGAACGCCTTTACCGCCGCGGTGCTCGCCGAGGCGGACCCGGTCTACGCCGCCGAACTTGATCGGCAGCTGACCGACACCGGCAAGGCCCGCGTGTGGGTGCCTGCGACCGCGGAGCTGTCGGACGTCTGGGTTCCCGACGCCGACCTGCGGGCGCCGCGCGCGCTCCCGGTGCTTGTCGTCGCCGGCCGCGACGACACGGCCCTGGCCGCCGCGATCGCCGCGGTGGTTCGCGACCTCTCCGACGCGGAGATCGTGGTCGACCAGCAAGCACCGCCTGTACTCCAACCGTTCGACGACTACACCATCGCGGTGCTCAACCGCGGCGTGCCGAGCTTCGCCGTCGACACCGAAGGAACCCTGCACACCGCGCTGATGCGGTCCTGCACAGGCTGGCCGTCGGGCACCTGGATCGATGAGCCGCGCCGTACCGCACCCGACGGCTCCAACTTCCAGCTGCAGCACTGGACACACGATTTCGACTATGCGCTGGTGTGCGGCAGCGGGGACTGGCGCCGGGCCGGGGTGCCGGCCCGCAGCGCCCAGTTCTCCAACCCGCTGTTCGCGGTGACTCCGCGCGTGCAGCGCGAAGCGCTCCCGCCGGTCGGTTCGTTGCTGCGGGTCGAGCCCGACACCGTGCACCTGGGTGCCCTCAAGGCGGCCGGCAATCCGCTGACCGCCGGCCGCACCGACCCGGTCGCACCCGACGACGTGGCGCTGCGATTGGTGGAGTCGGCGGGGACGGCAACACGGGTCGTGATCGGCTCGGACCTCGGCTCCCTGCGCACGCTGCGCCAGGCGGATCTGCTGGAGCGGCCGCAGGGGCGCAAGCGAACCATCGACCTGCACGGCTACCAGATTGCGACAATTCTGGCGCGGCTCGATATCCCGCCGGTGCTCGCCGAGCCGACGCAATTGGCCCCGCACGCCGAGCCGGCCCAGCCGCTCTACGCACGGTACTGGCTGCACAATCGCGGTCCCGCGCCGCTGGGCGGGTTGCCGGTCGTGGCCCACCTGCATCCGCCACAGCTGAGTGCCGGCGCCGGCGACCGAGTGGTCCTGCGGCTGAGCGCGACCAGCGACTGCACCGACGCCACCCTGGGCGGCACGGTCGAACTGCTCGGTCCCGCCGGCTGGCTGATCAGCCCCGCCGAGCTGCCGTTCACGCTGGGCGCCGGCGAGCACCACGAGACCGAGGTCGTGGCGACCGTCCCGGCTGGTGTTGCCGCCGGGCTGTATCCCATCCGGGCTCAGTTGCGCGTCACCGACGCCGATACCCCGGCGGCGTGGCACCAGCTGGTCGAGGACGTCGCCGTGGTGGCGGTGGGGACCGAGGACACCGGGCTGGTCTATCTGATCGATAGCCCCGCGGAGGTCGAACTGGCCGCCGGCCAGCAGACGAGCCTGACCGTGACGATCGGCAGCCGCGCCGGTGCGGACCTTGCTTTGGAGGCGCACCTGATCAGCCCATGGGGGACGTGGGAGTGGATCGGTCCGGCCGCGCTGGGCGCGACTCTTCCGGCTGGCGGCACCGCCGAACTCTCCTTCGGCGTGGCACCGCCGGGTTGGGTGGCGCCCGGGCGGTGGTGGGCACTGGTCCGCGTCGGCTGCGCGGGTCGCCTCGTGTATTCGCCGGCTGCGACGGTGACGGTGACGGCAGGAGGAGCGCAGTGAGCGAGGATCCCGTAGCGACCGTCGGGGGCGCGGTGGTCGCGGTCGCAGAGGTCGACGAGCGCGAGGCGCGGTTGCGCAACGGGCCCCGCGCGGCCGCACTGCCGCACCCCGGCACCAGCGAAGGGCGGCAGCTGCGACGCTGGCTGACCCAACTGATCGTGACCGAGCGGGTGGTCGATGTGGAGGTGGCCGCGCGTGGCCTTCGCGCGGACAATGCCCCGACTGAATCCGAAGTGCTGCCCGGCGTGACCGCCCGGCTGGAGATCGGCAGCGTCACCGCGGCCGCACTGGCCCGGCCGGCCGCGCGTGCCCTGTTCGCCACAGTCACCGCCGGTGTCGAAATAAGCGATGACGAGATCGCGGACTACCACGCCCGCAATCCGCTGCGCTTCGCGACCGCAATCGCGGGTGACCATGGCTGGCGGACTCCCGCTCTGGTCGGCCCACCGCTGGAGCAGGTGCGGTCCGCGGTCGCCGAACATCTGCTGGGTGCGGCTCGTCGGCGCGCGTTCCGGGACTGGCTGGACGCCCGTCGGGAGGCACTGGTGCGTCTGGCTCCCGGATACGAGCATCCCGGGGACCCCCGCCAGCCCGACAACACCCACCGGCACTGAGCATGCTGACCCTCTGTCTCGACATCGGCGGCACCAAGCTCGCCGCAGCACTGGCCGACCCCGCGGCCCGCGCCGATTCCGCGGCTCTGCTGGTGTACAGCGCCAAGTGCCCGACCCCGCAAGGCGGTGACGCCGAACAGGTTTGGCAGGCTCTCGCGGCGTTGATCGCCGACGCGGTGCAGGCCGCCGGGGGGGCGATCGCGGGGGTGGGCATCGCGTCGGCCGGGCCCATCGATCTGGCCGGCGGCACCGTCAGCCCGATCAACATTCGTGCCTGGCGCGGGTACCCATTGCGGGACAAGGTGGCCGCCATGCTGCCGGGTGTGCCGGTCCGGCTCGGCGGCGACGGCGTGTGCATGGCGGTCGGGGAGCACTGGCTCGGCGCCGGGCGCGGTGCCGGCTTCATGTTGGGCATGGTGGTGTCTACCGGCGTCGGCGGCGGTTTGGTGCTGGATGGGGTTCCCTACGACGGGCGCACCGGGAATGCGGGCCACGTCGGCCATGTGGTCGTGGATCCGGACGGTCGCGCCTGCGCTTGCGGTGGGCGGGGTTGCGTGGAGACTGCGGCTTCGGGTCCGTCGATGGTGCGCTGGGCACGGGAGAACGGGTGGACGGCGCCGGCCGAGGCCGGGGCCAAGGAGTTGGCCAACGCGGCGGCGAACGGTGACCCGTTGGCGCAACAGGCGTTTCGGCGAGGCACGCGTGCGTTGGCGGCAATGATCGCCTCGGTGGCGGCGGTATGCGACCTCGACCTGGTGGTGATCGGCGGGGGAGTTGCGAAATCCGGTGATGTGTTGTTCGCTCCGCTGCGGGCCGCGTTGTCCGAGTACGCAGGGCTGCGTTTCCTGTCCGCACTGCGCGTGGTGCCTGCCGAATTGGGAGGTGCGGCCGGTCTGATCGGTGCGGCCCGGCTGGCGGGCCTCTAGCCGTCTCCTCGCGGCACCACGGCCGGCGACTGTGGAATGCGCGACGGGACACGCCGTTCCGGCGTCGTATCGTTCACGCTCGGCGAGATGGCACGTTCGGCGGGATGGCTGGTGTGGGCCGAGGCGTTTTGGCTGATCCCAGGGCGTCACGCTATGGTGGTTGCCGATCCACCGAAGACCGTCGGTCACCGAGCAATCGGTTGAAGGTCCGAGAGAAATCTCGGCGGCCCACGCAGGAGGACGAGGCAGCACCGTCGGCGCACGCGTCGGCGTAATCCAACGCCCCGGCCGCATCCTGCGCCGGGGCGTATGTCGTTTCTCGGTGGCGCAGAGACCACGCATATCGGTACATCGACCACAGGAGGCAGGCATGGCCAGGGCTGACAAGGCCACCGCCGTTGCAGACATCGCCGAGCACTTCAAGGCTTCGAGCGCGACCGTCATCACCGAATACCGCGGCTTGACCGTCGCCAATCTGGCCGAGCTGCGCCGCTCCCTGGGGGAATCGGCCACCTACGCCGTGGCCAAAAACACCTTGATCAAACGGGCCGCCTCCGAGGCCGGGATAGAGGGGCTCGACGAGCTCTTCGCCGGCCCGACGGCGATCGCGTTCGTCACCGGTGAGCCGGTCGACGCTGCCAAGGCGCTCAAGACCTTCGCCAAGGAGCACAAGGCGCTCGTCATCAAGGGCGGCTACATGGACGGCCACGCGCTCAGCGTCGCCGAGGTCGAGCGCATCGCTGACCTGGAATCCCGCGAGGTGCTGCTGGCCAAGCTGGCCGGCGCCATGAAGGGCAACCTCGCCAAGGCCGCGGGGCTTTTCAATGCGCCCGCGTCGCAGATGGCCCGACTGCTGGCTGCTCTGCAGGAAAAGAAGGACTCCGAGGCTCCCGCGGCTGCCGCCGCGCCGGCCGCAGAGGCACCAGCCGAGGCAGCTGCCGAAGCCGAATAACACCCGCAAACCCCGACAAACCCGGAAATATCAGGAAGGACCCACACCATGGCCAAGCTGTCCAGCGACGACCTGCTCGACGCATTCAAGGAAATGACCCTGTTGGAGCTCTCGGACTTCGTCAAGAAGTTCGAGGAGACCTTTGAGGTCACCGCGGCCGCCCCGGTCGCTGTTGCCGCCGCTGGCGGCGGCGGTGGTGGCGCTGCCGTGGAGGCCGCCGAGGAGCAGAGCGAATTCGACGTGATCCTCGAGGCTGCCGGTGACAAGAAGATCGGCGTCATCAAGGTGGTCCGCGAGATTGTCTCCGGCCTGGGCCTCAAGGAGGCCAAGGATCTGGTCGACGGCGCCCCCAAGCCGCTGC
The nucleotide sequence above comes from Mycobacterium vicinigordonae. Encoded proteins:
- a CDS encoding alpha/beta fold hydrolase: MEVRSGTAVSGDVKLHYEDMGDQDDPPVLLIMGLGAQMLLWRSGFCERLVDQGLRVIRFDNRDVGLSTKTERYAPPPLVTRMARSWLGLRSRAAYTLEDMAEDAAALLSHLDIEHAHIVGASMGGMIAQVFAARFAHRTKSLAVIFSSNNHRFLPPPAPRALFSLIKGPPPSSPREVIIDNSVRVSKIIGSPGYPTPEEQVRAEAAESYDRNFHPWGITQQFGAILGTGSLLHYDRRIIAPTVVIHGRADKLMRPAGGRAVARAISGARLVLIDGMGHDLPKQLWDRVIDELTSNFAAAG
- a CDS encoding ABC1 kinase family protein, which produces MSSTKHRDVARLDRVPLPVEAARVAVTGWQVTRTAARVVTKLPGKGPWQQKIIKEIPQTFADLGPTYVKFGQIIASSPGAFGESLSREFRTLLDRVPPADTDEVHRLFVEELGDHPANLFASFDEEPFASASIAQVHYATLKTGEEVVVKIQRPGIRRRVAADLQILQRFAQAVELAKLGRRLSAQDVVADFADNLAEELDFRLEAQSMDAWVSHLHSSPLGKNIRVPQVHWNFTSERVLTMERVQGIRIDNVAEIRKAGFDGTELVKALLFSVFEGGLRHGLFHGDLHAGNLYVDDEGRIVFFDFGIMGRIDPRTRWLLRELVYALLVKKDHAAAGKIVVLMGAVGTMKPEAQAAKDLEKFATPLTMQSLGDMSYADIGRQLSALADAYDVKLPRELVLIGKQFLYVERYMKLLAPKWQMMSDPQLTGYFANFMVEVSREHQSDVEV
- a CDS encoding cyclopropane mycolic acid synthase family methyltransferase, producing the protein MSNNLTRARSRRENNDDVQAHYDISNEFFELFTDPTRTYSCAYFQREDMTLEEAQIAKLDLALGKLGLEPGMTLLDVGCGWGSTMKRALEKYDVNVIGLTLSKNQHAYCEQLLDQVDTTRTHQVLLSDWADFNGQVDRIITIEALEHFGFQRYDDFFKFVYNALPADGVMLLHSITGLTGGQIVERGMPVTFEMARFIKFIVTDIFPGGRLPSIEKVQEHATKAGFSVTHVESLQLHFARTLDLWAEALAANREAAIEIQSEEIYDRYMKYLTGSAESFRIGYIDCHHFTLQK
- a CDS encoding DinB family protein, with the protein product MVDLKTQLVEQLDWHWSGQLRPRLDGLTDDEYFWQPVPDCWTVQPDGSIDFAYPPPDPAPFTTIAWRAAHVIVGVFAMRTHHHFGGPPADYQNWPYATSAATALQQLDETYAGWIAGVRSLSGDDLNRPCGPAEGPYAEYALSELILHINREAIHHGAEIACLRDLYLHMVDA
- the mmaA2 gene encoding cyclopropane mycolic acid synthase MmaA2, producing the protein MAQKLRPHFDDVQAHYDLSDDFFRLFLDPTQTYSCAYFERDDMTLEEAQIAKIDLALGKLGLQPGMTLLDVGCGWGATMRRAIEKYDVNVVGLTLSKNQATHVQKSFDELDSPRTKRVLLEGWEQFDEPVDRIVSIGAFEHFGFDRYDDFFALAARVLPDDGVMLLHTITALIPDQMIERGMPLTFEMARFIKFIVTEIFPGGRLPSIEKVEEHSSKAGFKLTRRQSLQPHYARTLDLWAEALEAHRDEAIKVQSEEVYERYMKYLTGCADAFRVGYIDVNQFTLEK
- a CDS encoding cyclopropane mycolic acid synthase family methyltransferase; amino-acid sequence: MAELRPYYEESQATYDISDDFFALFLDPNMVYTCAYFERDDMTLEEAQIAKLDLALDKLNLEPGMTLLDVGCGWGGAVVRAVEKYDVNVIGITLSRNHAARSQARLAQIPTKRHTEARLQGWEEFDEKVDRIVSFEAFDAFKKERWPAFFDRAYEILPDDGRMLLHSIFTHEQTYWRDHGITVTMSDLRFFRFLATEIFPGGGMCGEVDIIDNAKNSGFSVGQIQYLQPHYARTLDMWAANLEANRERAIEIQSQEVYDRFMRYLTGCAGLFRKGLSNVAQYTLTK